The Prunus persica cultivar Lovell chromosome G7, Prunus_persica_NCBIv2, whole genome shotgun sequence genome has a segment encoding these proteins:
- the LOC18770989 gene encoding uncharacterized protein LOC18770989 isoform X2: protein MAVDAIETPSPPLHPPSSHFSQQRHFYLAVDRLQFKMETLMDLFGVAGRRPCLPIVVCCSSRDELDAVSSAVANVPYISLASLYTDLAEADRSLILERFREATMRWNPQASAQPADDNEPVKDEQKSHMIVATDACLPLLASGESPISAHVLINYELPTKKVLPSCTALLVA from the exons ATGGCGGTGGATGCCATTGAAACCCCCTCTCCTCCCCTTCACCCCCCTTCTTCCCATTTCAG TCAACAACGCCACTTCTATCTCGCCGTTGACAGGCTCCAGTTCAAGATG GAGACATTGATGGACCTGTTTGGCGTGGCGGGTAGGCGTCCCTGCCTACCTATAGTGGTCTGCTGCAGCTCACGTGATGAGCTCGACGCGGTCAGCTCCGCCGTCGCCAACGTCCCCTATATCTCTTTAGCTTCTCTG TACACTGACCTTGCTGAAGCAGACCGTTCTTTGATATTAGAGCGCTTTCGGGAAGCAACAATGAGGTGGAACCCACAAGCCAGTGCTCAACCAGCGGATGACAATGAGCCTGtgaaagatgaacaaaaatcTCATATGATAGTTGCAACAGATGCATGCCTTCCACTTCTTGCTTCCGGGGAGTCACCCATTTCTGCTCACGTTCTTATAAATTATGAGTTGCCTACAAAGAAG GTTCTTCCTAGCTGTACTGCTTTGTTGGTTGCATAG
- the LOC18770989 gene encoding eukaryotic initiation factor 4A-I isoform X1 — MAVDAIETPSPPLHPPSSHFSQQRHFYLAVDRLQFKMETLMDLFGVAGRRPCLPIVVCCSSRDELDAVSSAVANVPYISLASLYTDLAEADRSLILERFREATMRWNPQASAQPADDNEPVKDEQKSHMIVATDACLPLLASGESPISAHVLINYELPTKKETYMRRLTTCLAADGIVINMVVGGEVVTLKSIEESSNLVIAEMPINISEIL, encoded by the exons ATGGCGGTGGATGCCATTGAAACCCCCTCTCCTCCCCTTCACCCCCCTTCTTCCCATTTCAG TCAACAACGCCACTTCTATCTCGCCGTTGACAGGCTCCAGTTCAAGATG GAGACATTGATGGACCTGTTTGGCGTGGCGGGTAGGCGTCCCTGCCTACCTATAGTGGTCTGCTGCAGCTCACGTGATGAGCTCGACGCGGTCAGCTCCGCCGTCGCCAACGTCCCCTATATCTCTTTAGCTTCTCTG TACACTGACCTTGCTGAAGCAGACCGTTCTTTGATATTAGAGCGCTTTCGGGAAGCAACAATGAGGTGGAACCCACAAGCCAGTGCTCAACCAGCGGATGACAATGAGCCTGtgaaagatgaacaaaaatcTCATATGATAGTTGCAACAGATGCATGCCTTCCACTTCTTGCTTCCGGGGAGTCACCCATTTCTGCTCACGTTCTTATAAATTATGAGTTGCCTACAAAGAAG GAAACATATATGAGGCGGTTGACGACTTGTTTGGCTGCAG ATGGGATTGTAATCAATATGGTTGTTGGGGGTGAGGTAGTTACTCTCAAAAGCATTGAAGAAAGTAGCAACCTGGTCATAGCTGAGATGCCCATAAAT ATTTCTGAGATTTTATGA